CGCTCAAAATCACTTGCAACGACAGCCGGATAGGCAGCACCGCGAGCATGGTTCTCCAGGTATCCAACAAAAGCATCTGTGGTCGTCGCTTGGAGCAAGTAGGCCGTCGGAACTGTAGAGGGTGTTAGGACGGCGAACCCTGTTGAGGCGATCAGATTGGGTGCTGGCTGCCAGATGACCGCGTAAGACCTGCGGTTTGGCCGAACGCACGACCAGATGATGTCGCCGTGCTGAACGACTCGGCGCGCACGGCTTGGCGCGTCCCTGAAGTCGTAGCGCGTCGTCTCGTTGATCGAACCCGGCGTGACCGAGGAGATATCTATATACTCGATCTCACCATCAAACGAGGCGGGAAGCGATTCTCTTTGATCTCGGCGACTTCTGCGAGCCGCTTTTCCCCCCACCCCTCCGGCACGCCGTTGATGATGCGGGTGTGTTCGTGGCCGGGGAAGCGGAGGCGGACAAACCACTCGCGATAGAGCTGCCGCGCCGCCTCCTCCAACAGCGCCATCCGCCGCCGGTTGTTCTCGATCAGGTCGTCGTAGGCGGACAGGATGTCGGCGATGCGACGCTGGTCTTCGAGGGAAGGGAACGCAATCTCTACCTTGGCAAGCTTTTCCCGAGGAAGGTGCTTGATCGTCGCACCAGTAAGGAGGGGCGTGAACGCCCCTCGCCTACCCAGATGAAGAAAGGAGTAATATAGGAAGCGATTGTCAAGGCAGTCATGAGGACGAATGCGATGGAGCGCTTTCTGGATCATCATTCCTGGCACAGCGTCTTTCCACAATGCACAGCGCCCCGGTTCTCCACCTTCGCACATGACGATATCGCCGTATTTCAAACCGTACCGGTCCATCTCGTCATGTTCGAACCGCATCTCACGAAGACCTTCCAAATCGAACTCACCCCAGCGCACGTTGATGTTGGCAAGGTAAGGGAGGGATTCTCCTTTGTTTTTCTTTTCGTCCAACATCTTTCCCAAGCGGAAGTCCGCAACTTCAGCTAAAGGTTTCGTCGTCCACTTCATGCCCCTAGTTCCTCGAAGTTCTCCTGAATCTTCGCCGCCAATTCCGCTGCTTCCTTGTTCAGATCGGCCAGTTCGGTGTGAATGTCGCGTAGGGTCTGCTCGAAGTCGAAGTCCTCGTCCTGCTCCGGTGGGGCAACACCCACATAGCGGCCGGGCGTGAGGCTCCAGTCGGCGGCCTCGATCTCCTTGCAATCAACCAACTTGACCAGTCCCGGCACAGCTTGCAACTCAGCCTTGGGAAAGCGGTCCTGAAGTCACACGGTCTGCCGGTGGAAGTAGATGGCGCGCTTCATCTGCTCGACTGCGACCTTGCGCTCTTCATCGAGCTGCTTCACGAGCTTGGCCGCGGCGCGGCGGTCGCAGGACATCCCCTCACCCCGATCCTGTTCCCCGTTGCCGGGGGCGAGGGATACTTCTGAGGCGAGATCGGCGATGCGCGCAGCAAGCTTGTAGAGTAAATCCACCTGCTTGATGAGGTCGTGCAGTGCCACGGCGATGTGATCGAACGCTTGACGCGCGGCGTGCTTCTTCTCGTTCTTGTCCGGCAGCGCCTTGGCGTATCTCTGGCTGAACGCCTGCTGGCCGGCGAGGACCTTCTTCCGGTCGGTCTTGTACAGATTGGCTGCCTCGCGCAGTTCGCCGACTGCATCCGCAAACGCCCGCTTTTTGACTGCTTCGAGCTCAGTATGCGTCGAGATGACCTCGTTGAGCCGGTCGAACCGGCCTTGCAGGTCTCTGAGCCTGGCTTCGAAGGCATCGAGCTTGGCGGGAACCTGGTCGCTTTCCTCGCACAGGTGCCTGAGGTACTCCTTCACCAGTGAGAGAAAGCGCCTGTGCTGGCCTCGGTAAAGCCAGACAATGGCGGCGAGGTTCATCATCTGCTCGGGCGAGAAGTCGTAAATCTTCCGGGTTACTTTCCGGTAGACGTTCCGGGCGTCAAATCATCAGCACCTTGTCCTTGCGGTCGGCGGGCTTGCCCCGGTCGAAGAACCACAGCTCGCAGGGTACGGTGCGGGTGTAGAAGAAATTGGAGCGGATCGAGATCATCACGTCCACATCCCCCGTCTCGACAATCTTTTTCCGCACCTCCTTCTCGCCGTGACCGGCGCTGGACGCTTGGGAAGACATGACGAAGCCGGCGCGGCCCTTGCTGTTCAAATAGCTCCAGAAGTAGGAGATCCAGAGGTAGTTGCCGTTGCTGACCTTCTTCTGCTTATTCACGCCCGGCAGGCCGAAAGGCAGACGCCGGTCACCCTTGATGCGTTCGGCGTCCACCAAATCCACGTTGAAGGGTGGATTGGCCATCACGAAGTCGCATTTGCCGACGAGCGTGAAGGGGTCGTCATAGTACGTGATCGCTTCGCTCGCGATCTTGCCCTCCAGCCCGTGAACCGCGAGATTCATGATTGCCAGATGGGTTGTATCCCGATTCTTCTCATGGCCATAGAAAACGACTTTCTTCGCCGTGTCGCCGCCCTCCTGTTCGATGAAATGGCTCAATTGGACGAACATGCCACCCGAACCGCAGGCTGGGTCGAATACGATACCGTGGTCGGGTTCGATCACATTGACGATCATCTGGACCAGCGAAGGCGGAGTAAAAAACTCCCCGTTATCGTGCGCTTTCTGGACGGAGAACTTGGCAAGGAAGTACTCATAGATGCGGCCAAACACGTCGCCTGACGCCTGCCTGATCTGCTCACTGTTGAATAGCCGCATCAAATCTTCGAGGACCTTGGCTTCGAAGATGCCATAGTCTTTCGGCAACACACCGGCAAGAGGCTGGAATCCGTTTTCGATCGCGGTCATCGCCTCGGTGACGAGCTTCGGCAGGTCGCTACCTCTGGTGGTCGCTTGCTCCATGATCCAGTCGTAGCGGGCCTTCTCAGGCAGGTAGAGCGCACGACGCGCCAGGTAGTCTTCAGGCCGTACCTTACGTTTGGGCATCCTGCCGGCGGCTTGGTCTTCTTCGATTTGCCGGGTTGCCGCTTGGAAGCGGTTCGCCGCATGCCGCAAGAAAATCACACCCAGCACGGGCATGAAGTAATCGCTGGAGGTGAGCTTGGAGTTGGCGCGGAGATTGTCCGCCGCCTCCCAGAGATCGGATTCGAGCTTTTCGATGTCGTTGAAAGTGACGGTCATACTGCGTTCTATCTAGGCTTGGAGGACCATCCTAACCCCTGAGACTTCCTTGTCGGCGTACTCCACCGTGACCAAGTCGAGCCGGCACTCTGTCCCGCCATGAAACGATTCGATCGCGCTGATAATGCTGCGGCGGTCGCGAACCGTCGCCAACATACCGACGCGTGGAAGTGCGGTGACCTGAGGGCGTGCATTCCGGCTACTTCGCGAGTCACTATCGCGCCAAATGACTTCGCCCTGAGCGGCGCTCAGTTTACCGGAAATCGCACGCTGACTCGATACCCCGTTTGAGGAATTACCAGGATTTCTTCGTTCTCGGTCATGCGCCTGGAGTGTAAGAAAAGGCGGACAAGAAAATGGGAGGTTCATACGTCTGAGGGTGAGGAGCGCGAGGGACTCAATTCTCCTGAGAAGACTGTTCCTCAGAAATCAGGAGTTGGGCTTTCGAGGGCCAATAGAAGTTCTGTATCGAAGAACGGTGCCCGGCGGTGGCTCGCGCCGAGCACACGCGTGAAAACGCGAGAATGCTCAGCGGAAGGTTCTATCCAGTCGCCAGGAGCCATGGCAAGGGACCGGGGCGAGCAAGGCACTGTTTAGGATGAGAAAAGCTTCATCCACTGGAGGTGCTTATCCGCCGACGACAATTACGAAAAGGCGATGAAGAGTCGGCGGTACGCGCCACGCCGCCTGGCCACTACAGAAAAGGAAGCTGCCTCAGGTGTTTCCCGTGGGTTCCAGATACGGCACACCGAAAAATAGCCCACGGTAGGAGCGAGCTTTGTTTGGTGCCGAAGCCGGGATTTGAACCCGGACACCCTTGCGGGCGCTAGACCCTGAATCTAGTGCGTCTGCCAGTTCCGCCACTTCGGCACGCTGTCGGGGAGGGGATTATCCCGAATTCGCGGACGCGGCGTCAAGCGGACGACGGCTGCGCTTGCCGTCCCCAGCGAATCATCTCATCCGACGCCGTCCAACAGCCGGCGGCGGCGATGTCGCGGGTATCGCCGCTCAAAATGATGCGCTCGCGGACCAGTCCGGCGGCGGCGAGCAGGAAGGCGCCGGGAATCCAGGGCGCTTCATCGGCCAGCAGCACGTCGAAGCGCACGCGACCGAAGAGCGGATCCGCCACGACGCGCGCGGCGGTCGTGGCGACGAGACGGCGGTTCTGAATAAAGGCCTGGCGGTTGGTGCCTTCTTCCGCCGCCAGCAGTTCCCTGATCTTCTTGGTGCCCCCGAGCCGTTTGACCTCCGCCTTGAGCTCCTCGAACTCGGGCCGGAGGTCTTTCGGCACGGCCGCTTCCGGCGCCAGTTCCTCGATCCGGCGCTTGGCGACGTCGATCTCGCGCCGGAGGCCTTGCGCCTGCTGGTCATAGAGCTTGCGGTATTCGGCCAACGATTCGAGATTTTTCCCGACGGCCTGCATCCCCAGTCGTTTCCAGATCGGGAGCGACTCGTAGGCCGAGACCGTCGCATCGATCTCTTTGATCTTGTCCTGCAATTCGGTGAGCTGCGTCAGCAGGCGCCATTCCAGCAGTTTGACTTCGTCCAGATCCCGCTGCTTCTGCGCCTTGTAGGCCAGGAGCGGACTGAGATCCCGGAAGCGTTCGTATTTTTTGCGCAGCGCCGCCTTGTCGGCCCTCGACTTGGCATAGAACTGGTGCATCTGCGCTTCAAAGCCGAGTTCCTGGAGCGCGATGCCGGCGACCTCGCGTTCGAGCGGCAATTCATACCGGCACAGGTGGCTCCTGTAGGGGAGCCCGGCTCCTTTCATCGCCCTGGCGATCAGGCCGAACACCTGGTCCGCCGCGGCGTGGCTCGGGCTGACGAGGAGCAGGCGTTTGTTCAGGCGGACCAACTCGACCGCCAGCGCGGCGAGTCTCTGCCGGCGGGCGGTCACCTCTTCGGTCCAGATGGTCGTGAGGACGGAGGCGGACGCGGTGGGAAGCGGCGTCTGTCCGTTCGCCGGCTGACCCGGCGCCAGCCAAGGCAACAACCGCTCCGCTGCGCCGAGCGTGTAGGTATCGGCCTTGGCCGCCATGTCGGCCAGGCGGCGAGAGGCGGTCTCGAGAAAGCCCGAGGCATCGGGAACCAGCGTCGCGGAAGACACGACTTGGCCCAAGCCGTCGAATGTCTGCACCAACAGCCGATTCCCGCGATACCCCAGCACGA
This genomic window from Nitrospirota bacterium contains:
- a CDS encoding restriction endonuclease subunit S, with protein sequence MKWTTKPLAEVADFRLGKMLDEKKNKGESLPYLANINVRWGEFDLEGLREMRFEHDEMDRYGLKYGDIVMCEGGEPGRCALWKDAVPGMMIQKALHRIRPHDCLDNRFLYYSFLHLGRRGAFTPLLTGATIKHLPREKLAKVEIAFPSLEDQRRIADILSAYDDLIENNRRRMALLEEAARQLYREWFVRLRFPGHEHTRIINGVPEGWGEKRLAEVAEIKENRFPPRLMVRSSI
- a CDS encoding AAA domain-containing protein; its protein translation is MKVRELLDDFAAKLERERARAATKGWDAPVSLANGRLCATAGNLSLYEFESAQATALAEDWPVTIIPPDEAEPTEGIVLGYRGNRLLVQTFDGLGQVVSSATLVPDASGFLETASRRLADMAAKADTYTLGAAERLLPWLAPGQPANGQTPLPTASASVLTTIWTEEVTARRQRLAALAVELVRLNKRLLLVSPSHAAADQVFGLIARAMKGAGLPYRSHLCRYELPLEREVAGIALQELGFEAQMHQFYAKSRADKAALRKKYERFRDLSPLLAYKAQKQRDLDEVKLLEWRLLTQLTELQDKIKEIDATVSAYESLPIWKRLGMQAVGKNLESLAEYRKLYDQQAQGLRREIDVAKRRIEELAPEAAVPKDLRPEFEELKAEVKRLGGTKKIRELLAAEEGTNRQAFIQNRRLVATTAARVVADPLFGRVRFDVLLADEAPWIPGAFLLAAAGLVRERIILSGDTRDIAAAGCWTASDEMIRWGRQAQPSSA